One genomic window of Microbacterium testaceum StLB037 includes the following:
- a CDS encoding ABC transporter substrate-binding protein: protein MKAKKILAGFALVGAIALTTAGCAGGGTNAGGGGGDDKVITVGFAQTGSESGWRSANTESMKEAFSEANGFNLIFNAADNKPEAQIAAVRSFINQGVDAIVLAPIVTDGWDDVLKEAKDANIPVILEDRTVSAPEDLYASWVGLDFKKEGETAGKWVADNFGKTPTNLVVLEGTTGSSAATDRAAGFDEAIAGTDIKVLDSQTGNFTRAEGKTVMEGFLQKYGSTINVLFAHNDDMGLGALDAIKAAGLKPGTDIKIVTIDAVKDGMTALADGEFNYIVECNPLLGDKVADVVKKVVAGESVDKSYIVEDQAFDQEQAKAALPDRKY from the coding sequence ATGAAGGCGAAGAAGATTCTTGCCGGGTTCGCTCTGGTGGGCGCGATCGCTCTGACCACGGCCGGCTGCGCCGGTGGCGGCACCAACGCCGGTGGCGGGGGCGGCGACGACAAGGTCATCACCGTCGGCTTCGCGCAGACCGGCTCCGAGAGCGGGTGGCGCAGCGCCAACACCGAGTCGATGAAGGAGGCGTTCAGCGAGGCGAACGGCTTCAACCTCATCTTCAACGCGGCCGACAACAAGCCCGAGGCGCAGATCGCCGCGGTCCGCAGCTTCATCAACCAGGGTGTCGACGCCATCGTGCTCGCCCCGATCGTCACCGACGGCTGGGACGACGTGCTGAAGGAGGCGAAGGATGCCAACATCCCCGTCATCCTCGAGGACCGCACGGTCTCGGCCCCCGAGGACCTGTACGCCAGCTGGGTCGGCCTCGACTTCAAGAAGGAAGGCGAGACCGCGGGCAAGTGGGTCGCCGACAACTTCGGCAAGACGCCCACCAACCTGGTCGTCCTCGAGGGCACCACGGGCTCGTCGGCGGCGACCGACCGTGCCGCCGGCTTCGACGAGGCCATCGCGGGCACCGACATCAAGGTGCTCGACTCGCAGACGGGTAACTTCACCCGCGCCGAGGGCAAGACGGTGATGGAGGGCTTCCTCCAGAAGTACGGCTCGACGATCAACGTGCTGTTCGCGCACAACGACGACATGGGCCTCGGCGCGCTCGACGCGATCAAGGCCGCCGGCCTCAAGCCCGGCACCGACATCAAGATCGTGACGATCGACGCGGTCAAGGACGGCATGACGGCCCTGGCCGACGGCGAGTTCAACTACATCGTCGAGTGCAACCCGCTGCTGGGTGACAAGGTCGCCGACGTGGTCAAGAAGGTCGTGGCCGGCGAGTCCGTCGACAAGAGCTACATCGTCGAGGACCAGGCGTTCGACCAGGAGCAGGCCAAGGCCGCTCTGCCCGACCGCAAGTACTGA
- a CDS encoding sugar ABC transporter ATP-binding protein: MTSERAAAAPSPRAAVVEMRGISISFPGVKALDGVDFTLYPGEVHSLMGENGAGKSTLIKALTGVYGIDAGTIRVDGEQRLFRATADAQAAGIATVYQEVNLCQNLTVGENVMLGQEIRRAGMIDWKATHAAAGRHLSGLGVRIDTRSILASHSIAIQQLVAISRAMVVDTKVLVLDEPTSSLDRGEVEQLFGVVRDLRDRGVAILFVSHFLDQIYEISDRLTVLRNGTLVGEYPVEELGREQLVAKMIGRELGELDAISASAERPIDRSGTPVLRAVGLGRKNALEPVDLEVFGGEVVGLAGLLGSGRTELARLIAGADRTDGGSLEVGGASARTGSPRHALDRGIAFSSEDRRAEGIVGDLTVAENIILGVQARRGALRKVGAAETQAIVDEYITALGVRPANPNAFIRNLSGGNQQKVLLARWLATAPELLILDEPTRGIDVGAKADIQRKVAELAEKGLSVIFISSELEEVLRLAQRVAVLRDRRKIGELATKDVDLDGLVAYIAEGQADSETSPSDREKIA; the protein is encoded by the coding sequence ATGACATCCGAACGTGCTGCCGCGGCCCCGAGCCCGCGGGCCGCCGTGGTGGAGATGCGAGGAATCAGCATCTCCTTCCCCGGAGTGAAGGCCCTCGACGGGGTCGACTTCACTCTCTATCCCGGCGAAGTCCACTCCCTGATGGGCGAGAACGGCGCCGGCAAGTCCACGCTCATCAAGGCCCTCACCGGTGTCTACGGCATCGACGCCGGCACCATCCGCGTCGACGGCGAGCAGCGGCTCTTCCGCGCCACCGCCGACGCCCAGGCGGCGGGCATCGCCACCGTCTACCAAGAGGTCAACCTCTGCCAGAACCTCACCGTCGGCGAGAACGTCATGCTCGGTCAGGAGATCCGCCGTGCGGGCATGATCGACTGGAAGGCGACCCACGCGGCAGCCGGTCGTCATCTCTCCGGACTCGGCGTGCGCATCGACACCCGGTCGATCCTCGCGAGCCACTCGATCGCGATCCAGCAGCTTGTCGCCATCAGCCGCGCGATGGTCGTCGACACCAAGGTCCTCGTCCTCGACGAGCCGACCTCCAGCCTCGACCGCGGCGAGGTCGAGCAGCTCTTCGGCGTCGTGCGCGACCTCCGCGACCGCGGCGTCGCCATCCTGTTCGTCTCGCACTTCCTCGACCAGATCTACGAGATCTCCGATCGCCTGACCGTTCTCCGCAACGGCACGCTGGTGGGGGAGTATCCCGTCGAGGAGCTCGGCCGCGAGCAGCTCGTCGCCAAGATGATCGGGCGAGAGCTCGGCGAACTGGATGCCATCTCCGCCAGCGCCGAGCGTCCCATCGACCGCTCCGGGACCCCGGTGCTGCGCGCCGTCGGCCTGGGCCGCAAGAACGCCCTCGAGCCCGTCGACCTCGAGGTCTTTGGGGGCGAGGTCGTCGGGCTCGCGGGACTCCTCGGCTCCGGCCGCACCGAGCTCGCGCGTCTCATCGCGGGCGCCGACCGCACCGACGGCGGTTCCCTCGAGGTGGGCGGCGCGTCCGCGCGCACCGGATCGCCCCGGCACGCGCTCGACCGCGGCATCGCCTTCTCGTCGGAGGACCGTCGCGCCGAGGGCATCGTCGGCGACCTCACCGTGGCCGAGAACATCATCCTCGGGGTGCAGGCCCGTCGCGGCGCCCTCCGCAAGGTCGGAGCCGCCGAGACGCAGGCGATCGTGGACGAGTACATCACCGCCCTCGGCGTGCGTCCGGCCAACCCGAACGCCTTCATCCGCAACCTCTCCGGCGGCAACCAGCAGAAGGTGCTGCTCGCCCGGTGGCTCGCCACCGCTCCGGAGCTGCTCATCCTCGACGAACCGACCCGCGGCATCGACGTCGGCGCGAAGGCCGACATCCAGCGCAAGGTCGCCGAGCTGGCCGAGAAGGGCCTGTCGGTCATCTTCATCTCGTCCGAGCTCGAAGAGGTCCTGCGTCTCGCCCAGCGCGTGGCCGTGCTCCGCGACCGTCGTAAGATCGGCGAGCTGGCCACGAAGGACGTCGATCTCGACGGTCTCGTCGCCTACATCGCCGAAGGCCAGGCCGACTCCGAGACATCGCCGTCCGATCGGGAGAAGATCGCATGA